A section of the Agarivorans litoreus genome encodes:
- the rhtB gene encoding homoserine/homoserine lactone efflux protein has translation MLLSVWLTFVAACIVFSISPGAGTVATISHSLSGGFKQACKNIAGLQLALVTHLIIVSIGLGALLASSAIAFTAVKYLGAAYLLYLGISKFFEKSVALTGKEVAIRTSSQLIKQGFIVNLMNPKSIIFLAAFLPQFVNPTQDMTGQYLLLGVTVVMIDCAVMFSYATLASAVKPWLGKAKFVALQNRVFGSLFVMMGIALAKVER, from the coding sequence ATGTTGCTCAGTGTATGGCTCACCTTTGTAGCCGCTTGTATTGTATTTAGTATTTCACCGGGAGCTGGCACCGTAGCCACTATTAGCCATTCATTAAGTGGTGGTTTTAAACAGGCATGTAAAAACATAGCTGGCTTACAACTAGCTCTTGTCACTCATCTAATTATTGTGTCTATTGGTTTAGGCGCATTGTTAGCGTCTTCGGCGATAGCGTTCACCGCAGTAAAGTATCTAGGCGCAGCCTACCTCCTTTATTTGGGCATTAGTAAATTCTTTGAGAAATCAGTGGCACTAACTGGAAAAGAAGTGGCAATTAGAACCAGTTCACAGCTTATTAAACAAGGGTTTATCGTTAACTTAATGAACCCAAAATCAATTATTTTTCTTGCTGCATTTTTACCGCAGTTTGTTAATCCAACCCAAGATATGACCGGCCAGTACCTGCTTTTAGGTGTAACAGTGGTAATGATTGATTGCGCCGTGATGTTTAGCTATGCCACCTTAGCTTCGGCGGTAAAACCATGGCTAGGAAAGGCGAAGTTTGTAGCCTTGCAAAATCGTGTATTCGGCTCGCTGTTTGTAATGATGGGCATTGCCTTAGCTAAGGTAGAGCGATAA
- a CDS encoding CreA family protein, translating into MNKILSILFVSSFLVACDNNEVADVSLGLLTTKDIKISVLKDPLIDGVTCHIANVEADLDFADPSDMSISCRQTGEITPAMLANIDMSKSGEVVFKKSKSILFKSLKIRRIFDAESQTLMYLSYSTKETSGSYKHSLSTVPLWGTKAYSIPVATIQ; encoded by the coding sequence ATGAACAAAATCCTTAGCATTTTATTCGTCAGCAGCTTTTTAGTTGCTTGTGATAATAATGAAGTCGCCGATGTATCTTTAGGCTTACTTACCACCAAAGACATTAAAATCAGCGTATTAAAGGATCCTTTAATAGATGGAGTGACCTGCCACATCGCTAATGTAGAAGCCGATCTAGACTTTGCAGACCCCAGCGATATGTCTATATCCTGTCGCCAAACTGGCGAAATCACCCCAGCCATGCTAGCCAATATCGATATGTCTAAATCAGGTGAGGTTGTTTTTAAAAAGTCTAAAAGCATACTCTTTAAGTCTTTAAAGATTAGACGTATCTTCGACGCCGAATCTCAAACCCTGATGTATTTATCTTATTCAACCAAAGAAACATCAGGCAGTTACAAACATAGCTTGTCTACTGTGCCGCTATGGGGAACAAAAGCTTACTCGATACCAGTAGCTACTATCCAATAA
- the nagE gene encoding N-acetylglucosamine-specific PTS transporter subunit IIBC: MFSYLQKIGRALMVPVAVLPAAAILMGIGYWIDPNGWGGNSALAAFLIKSGAAIIDNMSVLFAIGIAYGMSRDKDGAAALAGFVGYMVITTLLSPGAVEQIGLVTLNDSSTLAFSKIENQFVGIISGIMAAELYNRFYQVELHKALSFFSGKRLVPILTSVAGIVVAFVLMYLWPLIFGGLVTFGESITGMGSVGAGIYGFFNRLLIPIGLHHALNAVFWFDMAGINDLGKFLSVASDAVPGETGRYMAGFFPIMMFGLPGAALAIYHTAKAENKTKVASIMIAAATASFFTGVTEPLEFAFMFVAPVLYVVHAILTGISVFIAASMQWMAGFGFSAGLVDMVLSSRNPLATNWYMLIPQGLVFFAVYYFVFKTMIIKMNLKTPGREDASEEEASLSVGGSHSETAGLVLTMLGGTDNVVLVDNCATRLRLEVKNSDQVNVNELKKHVPGVIVPSKTAVQVVIGPHVEFVAHELKLLAAK, translated from the coding sequence ATGTTTAGCTATTTACAAAAAATTGGTCGAGCCTTAATGGTGCCCGTTGCTGTGCTACCTGCAGCAGCCATTTTAATGGGAATCGGTTATTGGATTGACCCAAATGGCTGGGGGGGCAATAGCGCCTTAGCTGCATTTTTAATTAAATCGGGTGCTGCCATCATCGACAATATGTCGGTGTTGTTTGCTATTGGTATTGCTTATGGCATGTCTCGTGACAAAGACGGTGCTGCAGCTTTGGCTGGTTTTGTTGGTTATATGGTAATTACCACCTTGCTTTCTCCGGGGGCTGTAGAGCAAATTGGCTTGGTGACTTTAAATGATTCAAGCACCTTGGCATTTTCCAAAATTGAAAACCAATTTGTTGGTATTATTAGCGGTATTATGGCTGCCGAGTTGTATAACCGCTTCTATCAAGTTGAATTGCATAAAGCGTTGTCGTTCTTTAGCGGTAAGCGTTTAGTTCCTATTCTTACCTCAGTAGCCGGTATCGTGGTGGCCTTTGTATTAATGTACCTTTGGCCGTTAATTTTTGGTGGCTTAGTTACTTTTGGTGAGAGCATTACCGGTATGGGCTCGGTAGGCGCGGGTATTTATGGCTTCTTTAACCGTTTACTAATTCCTATTGGCCTTCATCATGCACTAAATGCTGTGTTCTGGTTCGATATGGCAGGCATTAACGACTTAGGTAAATTCTTGAGCGTTGCATCAGATGCTGTTCCAGGAGAAACAGGGCGTTACATGGCTGGCTTCTTCCCGATTATGATGTTTGGATTACCTGGTGCCGCACTCGCGATCTACCACACTGCTAAAGCAGAAAATAAAACAAAAGTTGCATCTATTATGATTGCGGCAGCTACAGCTTCGTTCTTTACTGGTGTGACAGAACCACTAGAGTTTGCCTTTATGTTTGTAGCACCGGTGCTATACGTAGTACATGCGATACTAACAGGTATCTCAGTATTTATTGCAGCGTCAATGCAATGGATGGCTGGCTTTGGCTTTAGTGCAGGTTTGGTTGATATGGTGTTGTCATCACGTAATCCACTTGCTACCAACTGGTACATGCTGATTCCACAAGGCTTAGTATTCTTCGCTGTTTACTACTTCGTTTTCAAAACAATGATCATCAAAATGAACCTTAAAACGCCGGGTCGTGAAGATGCCTCTGAAGAAGAAGCTAGCTTAAGTGTAGGCGGTTCACATAGTGAGACGGCAGGTTTAGTTCTGACAATGTTGGGTGGTACCGATAACGTAGTATTAGTTGATAACTGCGCAACGCGTCTTCGCTTAGAAGTGAAAAACAGTGACCAGGTAAATGTAAATGAACTTAAAAAGCATGTACCTGGCGTTATCGTCCCTAGTAAAACAGCAGTACAAGTGGTTATTGGCCCACACGTAGAATTTGTTGCTCACGAGCTTAAACTGTTAGCGGCGAAATAA
- the nagB gene encoding glucosamine-6-phosphate deaminase — protein MRLIPLLDKSQVGRWSALYIAEKIKSYKPTAERPFVLGCPTGGTPLATYQHLIELHKQGELSFEHVVTFNMDEYVGIPSDHPESYYSFMHNNFFSHIDIPVENINLLDGNAEDLEAECARYEAKIKQYGKINLFMGGVGVDGHIAFNEPASSLASRTRIKTLTEDTRMVNSRFFDSLEQVPKLALTVGVGTLLDSEEILILVTGHNKAQALEAAVEGSVNHLWTISALQLHPKAMIVCDQPSTMELKVKTVRYFHELEAENIKNI, from the coding sequence ATGAGATTAATACCATTACTTGACAAAAGCCAAGTAGGACGTTGGTCTGCACTTTATATCGCAGAGAAAATTAAGTCTTACAAACCCACTGCGGAACGCCCATTTGTATTGGGGTGCCCTACAGGTGGAACGCCGCTAGCTACCTATCAACACTTAATTGAGCTACATAAGCAAGGTGAACTAAGTTTTGAGCACGTTGTAACGTTTAATATGGATGAATATGTTGGGATCCCTAGTGACCATCCGGAAAGCTACTACAGCTTTATGCACAACAACTTTTTCTCGCACATAGACATTCCTGTAGAGAACATTAATTTGCTCGACGGTAACGCCGAAGATCTAGAAGCAGAGTGCGCTAGATACGAAGCCAAAATTAAACAATACGGCAAAATTAATTTGTTTATGGGTGGTGTAGGCGTAGATGGCCACATCGCTTTCAACGAACCGGCGTCATCGCTAGCTTCAAGAACGCGGATAAAAACCCTTACCGAAGACACTCGCATGGTTAACTCGCGCTTCTTCGATAGCCTAGAACAAGTGCCAAAACTAGCCCTTACTGTAGGCGTGGGCACCCTGCTCGATTCTGAAGAAATTCTCATATTGGTGACTGGACACAATAAAGCCCAAGCATTAGAGGCTGCAGTTGAAGGCAGCGTTAATCACCTTTGGACTATCTCTGCACTGCAACTTCACCCTAAAGCGATGATAGTCTGTGACCAGCCTTCCACCATGGAATTAAAAGTAAAAACAGTACGCTACTTCCATGAACTGGAAGCTGAAAACATCAAAAATATTTAG